One Tripterygium wilfordii isolate XIE 37 chromosome 10, ASM1340144v1, whole genome shotgun sequence DNA segment encodes these proteins:
- the LOC120007148 gene encoding protein COFACTOR ASSEMBLY OF COMPLEX C SUBUNIT B CCB4, chloroplastic isoform X2, with protein MEAGTIANSPIQWSSVRPLCNRPATNSLSFIRASSNSLNEGRYRGPKPRRDWVADWVSNNDDVVRSLPIYVGGVSMLAVLFNRTVSGIAPVADASSSQSRADLLTLGLAVTNILAGLVWLSIRPKSISVVNPQGVECQLISPQLPDSVVSELLWVWDSLSAVTCCRSLVVVYDCTCILQIGVAAESHNDCEPLAVDASQLVQGSLYQSVMKSGALILQPLGDKGIAIIGGDMIRGFTTLDQAWITFIGEKLDATLGKYLINDTLAVQERN; from the exons ATGGAAGCGGGAACTATCGCCAACAGTCCCATTCAGTGGAGCTCCGTACGCCCTCTGTGCAATCGTCCCGCCACCAATTCCCTAAGCTTTATTAGGGCTTCTTCGAATTCGCTG AATGAGGGGCGTTACAGAGGGCCAAAGCCTAGAAGAGATTGGGTGGCTGATTGGGTATCCAACAATGACGATGTCGTTCGGAGCTTGCCAATATACGTCGGAGGGGTCTCCATGCTTGCTGTGCTCTTCAATCGCACTGTTTCGGGCATTGCGCCAGTTGCTGACGCCAGTAG CTCACAATCTAGGGCAGATCTACTGACACTTGGATTGGCTGTGACAAATATATTAGCTGGTCTGGTATGGCTGTCAATCCGGCCAAAATCTATCTCTGTG GTAAATCCTCAAGGTGTTGAGTGTCAACTCATATCTCCTCAACTACCCGACTCTGTAGTTTCTGAGTTGTTATG GGTATGGGATTCCCTTTCGGCTGTCACATGTTGCAGATCTCTTGTTGTTGTTTATGATTGCACTTGTATCCTACAAATTGGAGTGGCAGCTGAATCTCACAATGACTGCGAACCCCTGGCAGTAGATGCTAGTCAATTGGTCCAAGGATCACTTTATCAAAGTGTCATGAAATCTGGAGCAC TGATCTTGCAGCCACTTGGAGACAAAGGTATTGCAATTATCGGCGGTGACATGATTAGAGGTTTCACAACTTTGGACCAG GCATGGATCACATTTATTGGAGAGAAGCTGGATGCTACTCTAGGAAAATATCTGATTAACGATACACTGGCTGTGCAAGAAAGGAATTGA
- the LOC120007148 gene encoding protein COFACTOR ASSEMBLY OF COMPLEX C SUBUNIT B CCB4, chloroplastic isoform X3, with protein MEAGTIANSPIQWSSVRPLCNRPATNSLSFIRASSNSLNEGRYRGPKPRRDWVADWVSNNDDVVRSLPIYVGGVSMLAVLFNRTVSGIAPVADASSSQSRADLLTLGLAVTNILAGLVWLSIRPKSISVVNPQGVECQLISPQLPDSVVSELLWVWDSLSAVTCCRSLVVVYDCTCILQIGVAAESHNDCEPLAVDASQLVQGSLYQSVMKSGAQSYLANLSLYPGRSEMPFLPSNTQ; from the exons ATGGAAGCGGGAACTATCGCCAACAGTCCCATTCAGTGGAGCTCCGTACGCCCTCTGTGCAATCGTCCCGCCACCAATTCCCTAAGCTTTATTAGGGCTTCTTCGAATTCGCTG AATGAGGGGCGTTACAGAGGGCCAAAGCCTAGAAGAGATTGGGTGGCTGATTGGGTATCCAACAATGACGATGTCGTTCGGAGCTTGCCAATATACGTCGGAGGGGTCTCCATGCTTGCTGTGCTCTTCAATCGCACTGTTTCGGGCATTGCGCCAGTTGCTGACGCCAGTAG CTCACAATCTAGGGCAGATCTACTGACACTTGGATTGGCTGTGACAAATATATTAGCTGGTCTGGTATGGCTGTCAATCCGGCCAAAATCTATCTCTGTG GTAAATCCTCAAGGTGTTGAGTGTCAACTCATATCTCCTCAACTACCCGACTCTGTAGTTTCTGAGTTGTTATG GGTATGGGATTCCCTTTCGGCTGTCACATGTTGCAGATCTCTTGTTGTTGTTTATGATTGCACTTGTATCCTACAAATTGGAGTGGCAGCTGAATCTCACAATGACTGCGAACCCCTGGCAGTAGATGCTAGTCAATTGGTCCAAGGATCACTTTATCAAAGTGTCATGAAATCTGGAGCAC AAAGCTACTTAGCTAACCTATCTCTTTATCCCGGGAGATCAGAGATGCCCTTTTTGCCTTCAAACACACAG TGA
- the LOC120007743 gene encoding serine/threonine-protein phosphatase PP2A catalytic subunit: MPSHADLDRQIEHLMECKPLPEAEVKTLCDQARAILVEEWNVQPVKCPVTVCGDIHGQFYDLIELFRIGGNAPDTNYLFMGDYVDRGYYSVETVSLLVALKVRYRDRITILRGNHESRQITQVYGFYDECLRKYGNANVWKYFTDLFDYLPLTALIESQIFCLHGGLSPSLDTLDNIRALNRIQEVPHEGPMCDLLWSDPDDRCGWGISPRGAGYTFGQDIAAQFNHTNGLTLISRAHQLVMEGYNWCQEKNVVTVFSAPNYCYRCGNMAAILEIGENMDQNFLQFDPAPRQVEPDTTRKTPDYFL, translated from the exons ATGCCGTCACACGCGGATCTGGACCGTCAGATCGAGCATCTGATGGAGTGTAAGCCGTTGCCGGAGGCGGAGGTCAAGACCTTGTGCGATCAGGCCCGGGCCATACTCGTGGAGGAGTGGAACGTGCAGCCGGTCAAATGTCCTGTTACGGTTTGTGGTGATATACATGGCCAGTTCTAcgatctcatcgagctctttcGCATAGGGGGAAACGCTCCTGATACCAATTATCTCTTTATGGGCGACTATGTAG ATCGTGGGTACTATTCGGTGGAGACTGTCAGTCTGTTAGTGGCCCTGAAAGTTCGATATAGAGATAGAATTACAATTCTAAGAGGGAACCATGAGAGTCGGCAGATCACTCAAGT GTACGGATTTTATGACGAATGCTTGAGAAAATATGGAAATGCCAATGTGTGGAAGTATTTCACTGATCTTTTTGATTATCTACCTCTTACTGCGCTGATTGAAAGTCAG aTCTTCTGTTTGCATGGAGGACTTTCACCATCTCTTGATACCTTGGATAATATTCGAGCATTGAATCGTATACAGGAG GTTCCGCATGAAGGGCCAATGTGTGACCTCTTGTGGTCTGATCCAGACGACCGGTGTGGATGGGGAATATCTCCTCGTGGTGCTGGCTATACATTTGGGCAGGATATAGCAGCTCAGTTCAACCACACCAATGGCTTGACTCTGATTTCAAGAGCGCACCAGCTCGTTATGGAGGGATACAATTGGTGTCAG GAGAAGAATGTGGTGACCGTATTTAGTGCTCCCAATTATTGTTACCGATGTGGGAATATGGCTGCAATTCTTGAAATTGGAGAGAATATGGACCAGAACTTTCTTCAGTTTGATCCAGCACCTCGGCAAGTCGAGCCTGATACCACACGCAAGACTCCCgattattttttgtaa
- the LOC120007744 gene encoding transcription factor MYB1R1-like, whose protein sequence is MMMSRTSSQCGNNGPNSPTCAEPGGASVVPSGGENGIMLSGARLGESSSSFRKSVSMNNLSQFDQPQDPNPDSGYASDDVVHASGGSRERKRGVPWTEEEHKLFLLGLRKVGKGDWRGISRNYVKTQTPTQVASHAQKYFLRRNNHNRRRRRSSLFDITTDSFMNSLMEEDRIHQDTTALPPQQPPTQKNLTCNLGGYPVSNFPVSLSPVILPVTREGSMEHLSLGPVNQRKSSIPQAFNTIIQGAVTALFIGV, encoded by the exons ATGATGATGTCTCGAACTAGCTCACAGTGTGGAAACAACGGCCCCAACTCTCCCACCTGCGCCGAGCCCGGTGGCGCAAGCGTTGTTCCTTCTGGCGGCGAAAATGGAATCATGCTCTCTGGTGCGCGACTCGGAGAGAGCAGCAGCTCTTTTAGAAAAAGTGTGAGTATGAACAATCTCTCCCAATTTGATCAGCCTCAGGATCCCAACCCCGATTCCGGTTACGCATCAGACGATGTCGTACATGCCTCCGGCGGAAGTCGCGAGCGCAAGAGAG GTGTGCCGTGGACGGAGGAGGAGCACAAGCTATTTCTGTTGGGATTGCGGAAAGTAGGGAAAGGAGATTGGAGAGGAATTTCAAGAAATTATGTGAAGACGCAAACGCCGACTCAGGTGGCGAGTCACGCACAAAAATATTTTCTCCGCCGTAACAACCACAATCGGAGACGTCGCAGATCCAGTCTCTTTGACATCACCACCGATTCT TTCATGAATTCGTTAATGGAAGAAGACCGGATCCACCAAGATACGACGGCCCTACCGCCGCAGCAACCACCGACGCAGAAGAATTTAACTTGCAATCTAGGAGGATATCCGGTTTCAAATTTTCCGGTATCGCTTAGTCCTGTAATATTACCGGTCACCAGAGAGGGCTCAATGGAGCATCTCAGTTTAGGACCAGTCAATCAACGGAAATCATCTATCCCTCAAGCTTTCAACACCATCATCCAAGGAGCAGTCACCGCACTCTTCATTGGTGTTTGA
- the LOC120007148 gene encoding protein COFACTOR ASSEMBLY OF COMPLEX C SUBUNIT B CCB4, chloroplastic isoform X1, which produces MEAGTIANSPIQWSSVRPLCNRPATNSLSFIRASSNSLNEGRYRGPKPRRDWVADWVSNNDDVVRSLPIYVGGVSMLAVLFNRTVSGIAPVADASSSQSRADLLTLGLAVTNILAGLVWLSIRPKSISVVNPQGVECQLISPQLPDSVVSELLWVWDSLSAVTCCRSLVVVYDCTCILQIGVAAESHNDCEPLAVDASQLVQGSLYQSVMKSGAQSYLANLSLYPGRSEMPFLPSNTQAVILQPLGDKGIAIIGGDMIRGFTTLDQAWITFIGEKLDATLGKYLINDTLAVQERN; this is translated from the exons ATGGAAGCGGGAACTATCGCCAACAGTCCCATTCAGTGGAGCTCCGTACGCCCTCTGTGCAATCGTCCCGCCACCAATTCCCTAAGCTTTATTAGGGCTTCTTCGAATTCGCTG AATGAGGGGCGTTACAGAGGGCCAAAGCCTAGAAGAGATTGGGTGGCTGATTGGGTATCCAACAATGACGATGTCGTTCGGAGCTTGCCAATATACGTCGGAGGGGTCTCCATGCTTGCTGTGCTCTTCAATCGCACTGTTTCGGGCATTGCGCCAGTTGCTGACGCCAGTAG CTCACAATCTAGGGCAGATCTACTGACACTTGGATTGGCTGTGACAAATATATTAGCTGGTCTGGTATGGCTGTCAATCCGGCCAAAATCTATCTCTGTG GTAAATCCTCAAGGTGTTGAGTGTCAACTCATATCTCCTCAACTACCCGACTCTGTAGTTTCTGAGTTGTTATG GGTATGGGATTCCCTTTCGGCTGTCACATGTTGCAGATCTCTTGTTGTTGTTTATGATTGCACTTGTATCCTACAAATTGGAGTGGCAGCTGAATCTCACAATGACTGCGAACCCCTGGCAGTAGATGCTAGTCAATTGGTCCAAGGATCACTTTATCAAAGTGTCATGAAATCTGGAGCAC AAAGCTACTTAGCTAACCTATCTCTTTATCCCGGGAGATCAGAGATGCCCTTTTTGCCTTCAAACACACAG GCAGTGATCTTGCAGCCACTTGGAGACAAAGGTATTGCAATTATCGGCGGTGACATGATTAGAGGTTTCACAACTTTGGACCAG GCATGGATCACATTTATTGGAGAGAAGCTGGATGCTACTCTAGGAAAATATCTGATTAACGATACACTGGCTGTGCAAGAAAGGAATTGA
- the LOC120007215 gene encoding TORTIFOLIA1-like protein 4, which translates to MSLHTKPSKTSPPPPSIPDLRHRVLTSLNKLSDRDTLSLASLELESIARTLCPDSFSPFLNCLHTIDSSSRSSVRTQCVNLLTVMITSHGNSLSPHLPKIVSTVQRRLRDSDSAVRSACVDACTAMSAQITSSPFSVISKPLIESLVVEQEVNSQVGAAMCLAAAIEGAPELEPEQLRKLLPRLGKLMRSQGFKAKAAVLGVIRCVVGVGGAKSKGTLDALVPCVVEFLSSEDWATRKAAAEALGKVAVAERELAKQYKAACMNALESRRFDKVKVVRESMNRTLELWKEIPGIDEQQKGLLPSQSRSSSSSDSFVTTAKKSSPPLSTSRSSSSNTQAIHKLNHKKTSEWKIGIAGPHSPSSTAACEDNFKRCEYRNLEPVDSGNNENSTTETKQFLFSKIRDDKMHKFVGLRSGSRVVPFNDNHCSDVVVSNGMDEVYSNQKDAEDLSLIREQLVQIENQQSSLLDLLQRFIGSSQSGINSLETRVHGLEKALDEISYDLAVSNGRIPNPDSSDNTCCKLPGAEFLSPKFWRTEGRYSTSRYMSSGSMSKEANAEIYKLDGQSFPRRSRGGFIMNPLADFRSNSIGNSAPHPNFISRGNAEIPQVLGIHGLD; encoded by the exons ATGTCTCTCCACACGAAACCCTCAAAAACTTCTCCTCCACCTCCTTCAATTCCCGACCTCAGGCATCGCGTCCTCACCTCCCTCAACAAGCTCTCCGACCGCGACACTCTCTCCTTGGCCTCTTTAGAGCTTGAGTCAATTGCGCGCACTCTCTGTCCCGACTCCTTCTCTCCCTTCCTCAACTGTCTTCACACCATCGATTCCTCCTCCAGGTCTTCCGTCCGTACGCAATGCGTCAATCTCCTCACTGTAATGATAACTTCTCATGGAAATTCACTATCCCCTCACCTTCCTAAGATCGTCTCCACCGTCCAGAGACGGTTAAGGGACTCCGATTCTGCTGTGCGATCTGCTTGCGTTGATGCCTGCACTGCGATGTCGGCTCAGATCACTTCGTCGCCGTTCTCGGTCATTTCGAAGCCTTTGATCGAGTCGCTTGTGGTCGAACAGGAAGTGAACTCGCAGGTCGGTGCAGCGATGTGCTTGGCTGCTGCGATTGAGGGGGCGCCGGAGCTGGAGCCGGAGCAGCTGAGGAAGTTGTTGCCGAGGTTGGGGAAATTGATGAGGAGTCAGGGGTTTAAGGCGAAGGCGGCGGTGTTGGGGGTTATAAGGTGTGTTGTTGGAGTTGGAGGAGCGAAGAGTAAGGGGACGTTGGATGCATTGGTGCCGTGTGTGGTGGAGTTTTTGAGCAGCGAGGATTGGGCCACGAGGAAGGCCGCTGCGGAGGCGTTGGGGAAGGTGGCGGTGGCAGAAAGGGAATTGGCGAAGCAGTACAAGGCGGCGTGTATGAATGCTCTGGAGAGTAGAAGGTTTGATAAG GTAAAAGTTGTACGGGAGAGCATGAATCGCACGTTGGAATTGTGGAAGGAGATTCCTGGTATTGATGAGCAGCAGAAGGGTTTGCTTCCATCTCAATccagatcttcttcttcttctgactCGTTTGTGACCACTGCCAAGAAAAGTAGTCCTCCATTGAGTACTAGCAGAAGTTCAAGTTCAAACACACAAGCAATTCATAAGCTGAATCATAAGAAAACCTCTGAATGGAAAATTGGAATTGCTGGACCCCATTCACCATCTTCAACAGCAGCTTGTGAGGACAATTTCAAAAGGTGTGAATACAGAAATCTGGAGCCCGTAGACAGTGGGAACAATGAAAATTCTACCACAGAAACGAAACAATTTCTCTTTAGCAAGATCCGTGATGACAAAATGCATAAATTTGTTGGTTTGAGATCCGGGTCTCGGGTGGTTCCCTTTAATGATAATCATTGTTCAGATGTTGTAGTCAGCAATGGTATGGATGAAGTTTACTCGAACCAAAAAGATGCTGAGGATCTCTCTTTGATCCGCGAACAGCTCGTTCAGATTGAAAACCAGCAATCCAGTCTATTGGATCTTCTTCAG AGATTCATTGGGAGTTCGCAGAGTGGGATAAATTCTCTTGAGACTCGTGTTCATGGCCTGGAGAAGGCATTGGATGAAATATCATATGACTTGGCGGTATCAAATGGAAGAATTCCCAACCCTGATTCTTCAGACAATACCTGTTGCAAGCTTCCCGGTGCAGAATTCTTGAGTCCCAAGTTCTGGAGGACGGAAGGTCGATACTCTACTTCTAGATACATGTCTTCTGGCAGCATGAGTAAAGAAGCCAACGCTGAAATATACAAGCTGGATGGCCAAAGTTTTCCACGCAGAAGTAGGGGAGGATTTATCATGAACCCATTGGCAGATTTTCGCAGCAACTCCATTGGAAATTCAGCTCCCCATCCAAATTTTATATCTAGAGGAAATGCTGAGATACCACAAGTTCTAGGTATCCATGGGCTTGATTGA
- the LOC120007537 gene encoding uncharacterized protein LOC120007537 has protein sequence MNSPRCSPSLFVVVVFIPVISLLSASCIHAIEQPTRSEGFGRRVLLSFKETPGGRNVTFDCSPSGPCVPCLYSEKGDAKYRCSETGYRIPFKCIEIEDGSKDANGKKSRNGRSTLETSDSNFERHRSLVDDSPTIEGKSQAYITYRSCIPAVNEEKLSVLGFEGIIFCLLLISGSVVYIRRKRTVNTMAGVGAGRIQTNSRF, from the exons ATGAATTCACCGCGTTGTTCTCCATCActctttgttgttgttgtgtttATCCCCGTCATTTCTCTGCTATCAGCATCTTGTATTCACGCTATAGAGCAGCCAAC GAGAAGCGAAGGATTTGGTCGTAGAGTTCTGTTGAGTTTCAAGGAAACCCCTGGCGGAAGGAACGTCACTTTTGACTGCTCTCCTTCTGGTCCCTGCGTTCCCTGTCTTTACTCTGAAAAg GGTGATGCAAAATATCGTTGCAGTGAGACTGGCTATCGCATCCCTTTTAAATGCATAGAAATTGAAGATGGTTCAAAGGATGCAAATGGCAAGAAATCACGAAATGGCCGATCGACTTTAGAAACTTCTGACAGTAACTTTGAACGTCATAGAAGTCTAGTTGATGATTCACCTACTATAGAGGGTAAATCACAGGCATATATTACTTATAGAAGCTGCATTCCAGCAGTTAATGAAGAGAAGTTGTCCGTTCTTGGTTTTGAG GGGATTATCTTTTGCTTGCTGCTCATCAGTGGCTCAGTTGTGTACATCAGAAGAAAGCGGACAGTTAACACCATGGCAGGGGTTGGAGCAGGACGGATTCAGACCAACTCTAGGTTTTAA